Proteins co-encoded in one Juglans regia cultivar Chandler chromosome 16, Walnut 2.0, whole genome shotgun sequence genomic window:
- the LOC108980203 gene encoding vacuolar iron transporter 1-like, translating into MATIDERRHLDAEKQRLLNQHKEKHFTAGEIVRDIIIGVSDGLTVPFALAAGLSGANATSSIVLTAGIAEVAAGAISMGLGGYLAAKSEADHYTRELKREEEEIIAVPDTEAAEVAEILAQYGIEPHEYAPVVNALRKKPQAWLDFMMKFELGLEKPDPRRALQSAFTIAVAYILGGLVPLIPYMFIPRATDAVVGSVCLTLAALLIFGYAKGYFTGNKPISSALQTALIGAIASAAAFGMAKAVHP; encoded by the exons ATGGCCACTATTGATGAGAGAAGACACCTAGACGCCGAGAAGCAAAGGCTTCTTAACCAACACAAAGAGAAGCACTTCACTGCAGGTGAGATCGTCCGTGACATCATCATCGGCGTATCCGACGGGCTCACCGTTCCCTTCGCCCTAGCTGCTGGCTTGTCCGGCGCCAATGCCACGTCCTCTATCGTCCTCACCGCGGGCATCGCCGAAGTCGCCGCCGGCGCCATCTCCATGGGACTCGGCGG GTATCTTGCAGCAAAAAGCGAAGCCGATCACTATACGAGGGAActaaagagagaagaagaagaaatcattGCTGTTCCTGATACAG AAGCGGCGGAGGTAGCGGAGATACTGGCGCAGTATGGGATAGAGCCACATGAATATGCCCCAGTTGTGAATGCTCTAAGGAAAAAGCCCCAAGCATGGCTCGATTTCATGATGAA GTTTGAACTTGGATTAGAGAAGCCTGATCCAAGGAGAGCCCTGCAGAGTGCATTCACAATTGCCGTTGCTTACATCCTGGGTGGATTGGTACCCCTCATCCCATATATGTTCATTCCCAGAGCTACAGATGCTGTGGTGGGTTCTGTGTGCTTAACCTTAGCAGCGTTGCTAATCTTTGGCTATGCCAAGGGTTACTTCACCGGTAATAAGCCCATCAGCAGTGCCCTGCAAACTGCCCTCATTGGAGCCATTGCATCGGCCGCTGCTTTTGGCATGGCTAAGGCTGTGCATCCATAA
- the LOC108980201 gene encoding vacuolar iron transporter 1-like yields MAENGHKDLDEKHLLLLQDHEEKHFMSSEIVRDIILGVSDGLTVPFALAAGLSGADVPSSIILIAGIAEVAAGAISMGLGGYLAAKSEADHYSRELKREQEEIIAVPDIEAAECAEILAQYGVEPHEYEPVINALRRNPQAWVDFMMKFELGLEKPDPMRALQSALIIAISYVLGGSVPLIPYMLIPVATKALLVSIALTLGALLFFGLVKGYFTGNQPFISAFQTALIGAIASAAAYSIAKVFQRA; encoded by the exons ATGGCAGAAAATGGTCACAAAGACCTTGATGAGAAGCACCTTCTGCTTCTCCAAGACCACGAGGAGAAGCACTTCATGTCAAGTGAGATTGTCCGTGACATCATTCTCGGTGTTTCGGATGGCCTCACCGTCCCCTTCGCTCTTGCTGCAGGTTTATCCGGTGCCGATGTCCCGTCTTCCATTATACTCATTGCTGGAATTGCTGAAGTTGCTGCTGGTGCCATATCTATGGGGCTTGgcgg GTATCTTGCAGCAAAGAGTGAAGCTGACCACTATTCCAGGGAACTAAAGAGAGAGCAAGAAGAGATCATTGCTGTTCCTGATATAG AAGCCGCCGAATGTGCAGAAATATTAGCACAGTACGGGGTCGAACCTCATGAATATGAACCTGTTATTAATGCTTTAAGGAGGAACCCTCAAGCTTGGGTTGACTTTATGATGAA GTTTGAGCTGGGACTGGAGAAACCAGATCCAATGAGAGCACTGCAGAGTGCCCTAATTATAGCCATTTCGTATGTACTGGGTGGATCGGTGCCCCTAATACCATACATGTTAATCCCAGTTGCTACGAAGGCTCTTCTTGTATCTATTGCTTTAACCTTGGGGGCATTGCTATTTTTTGGTCTTGTTAAGGGTTATTTTACGGGCAATCAACCCTTCATAAGCGCCTTCCAAACTGCCCTCATTGGAGCCATTGCATCCGCAGCTGCTTATTCCATTGCCAAGGTTTTCCAGCGAGcatag